One part of the bacterium genome encodes these proteins:
- a CDS encoding site-specific integrase — translation MAILIRCECKAEAKLTAKTCPGCGMEFPRKGRLYKVVLRMGGRKVTRTIGNLEAAREIEAKLKVDIAKEEHNLQKKTPAPTLAQIWKRYLPWAMENKSSWEMDVYSYQRHLEPIFGSMRMDQISQFDVE, via the coding sequence ATGGCGATTCTAATCAGGTGCGAGTGCAAGGCCGAAGCAAAGCTCACGGCAAAGACTTGTCCGGGCTGCGGGATGGAGTTTCCGAGAAAGGGAAGGCTCTACAAGGTCGTGCTGCGCATGGGAGGCCGGAAGGTGACGCGCACCATAGGCAACCTTGAGGCGGCTAGGGAGATCGAAGCCAAGCTCAAGGTGGACATAGCCAAAGAGGAGCACAATCTCCAAAAGAAGACGCCCGCGCCCACCCTTGCCCAAATTTGGAAGCGATACCTCCCCTGGGCTATGGAGAACAAGTCCTCATGGGAAATGGACGTGTACAGCTACCAGAGGCATTTAGAGCCGATTTTCGGAAGTATGCGGATGGATCAGATTTCGCAGTTCGACGTTGAAA